Proteins encoded together in one Rhizobacter sp. J219 window:
- a CDS encoding ABC transporter permease, with amino-acid sequence MIWKLALRNVMRNRRRSGITVLSIAVGLAALTFLWGFIDGQNRQMVNNTTRYFATDAQVHLKGYHDDPSLDRAIEAGDRVLAAVRADPAVAAATVRLETTVLASRADRSRGIMAFGVDPAGESAVSDLSKAIVDGRDLDGPGDSGILIGADLAEALALRAGDDLVLVGQAYDGSVASARVPVRGVFRTKIDDLDGYVAVMPMAVMRDFLAAPSAVTAVAVRLRDRGALAAATESLSIRVGSDHEVVGWPVLLPMVAVSTRFHEVMGIVVLTIFFVMVAAGVANPVLMAVLESTREFGIMLALGTSQSLLFRLVLAEAALLGAAGLLLGNAVGLGATAAFGRIGIDLGAFAAGLRTMPGLEDVIYPAVRAERSLFISAMVFLIALLMALYPAFRAATLEPVAAIRGIGDRGKARMGGRAEPAPARRSRWPVFVLIATRNLLRNRKRSAITAFAAAFAIVAYVFLYGFFDGFAEQIVGNSTGYLTGHLQIERQGLRRDLAPELAFEDAAGVLKAAQTMPGVAAAAPRVQAQALVSSATKSVGVMLYGVDPDLEPSITILHRTFVEGTPLARGAERDIVIGRRLAEKIGARLGEKIVIMAPGLAGELGTAAFRVRGIFATESSSFDGAMVFVTLPAAQRMLGLGDRVSSVNLRLVDRSQVDAVARQLAPVVASRGLVASTWPELLTRVADMVGLVRAIRTVIVAVFFLVVALAVMNTVFMAVAERTREFGVMMALGTPPDAIVRMVVYETVALMLLASVVGYAVGAAIVSALGSVGLDLSRFYKDYSAIPGLTGIVYPRLEWASLVGPGIGLFLASVAVSLYPASRAARLDPTAAIRHT; translated from the coding sequence ATGATCTGGAAGCTGGCGCTGCGCAACGTCATGCGCAACCGCCGCCGCTCCGGCATCACGGTGCTGTCGATCGCGGTCGGACTCGCCGCGTTGACCTTTCTCTGGGGGTTCATAGACGGCCAGAACCGCCAGATGGTGAACAACACCACGCGCTACTTCGCCACCGATGCGCAGGTGCACCTGAAGGGCTACCACGACGACCCGAGCCTGGACCGCGCCATCGAGGCCGGCGATCGCGTGCTCGCGGCGGTACGTGCCGACCCCGCTGTGGCCGCGGCAACGGTCCGGCTCGAAACGACCGTGCTCGCGAGCCGCGCGGACCGCTCGCGCGGCATCATGGCCTTCGGCGTCGATCCGGCGGGTGAGTCTGCGGTCAGTGATCTGTCCAAGGCCATCGTCGACGGCCGCGACCTCGACGGGCCGGGCGACAGCGGCATCCTGATCGGCGCGGATCTGGCCGAGGCCCTGGCCCTGCGCGCCGGAGACGACCTGGTCCTGGTAGGCCAGGCCTACGACGGCTCGGTGGCGAGCGCTCGGGTGCCCGTCCGCGGCGTGTTCCGCACGAAGATCGACGATCTGGACGGCTATGTCGCCGTGATGCCGATGGCGGTGATGCGCGACTTCCTTGCCGCGCCGAGTGCCGTGACGGCCGTCGCGGTGCGCTTGCGCGACCGGGGCGCGCTGGCTGCGGCCACCGAGAGCCTGTCCATCCGTGTCGGTTCCGACCACGAGGTGGTGGGCTGGCCGGTGCTGCTGCCGATGGTGGCGGTCAGCACACGATTCCACGAAGTGATGGGCATCGTGGTGCTGACGATCTTCTTTGTGATGGTGGCCGCCGGCGTGGCCAACCCGGTGTTGATGGCGGTGCTCGAGAGCACGCGCGAGTTCGGCATCATGCTCGCGCTGGGCACCAGCCAGTCGCTGCTGTTCCGGCTCGTGCTCGCGGAGGCGGCGCTGCTCGGCGCGGCCGGGCTGCTGCTCGGCAACGCGGTCGGGCTGGGCGCCACGGCGGCGTTCGGCCGGATCGGCATTGATCTCGGCGCGTTCGCGGCCGGCCTTCGAACCATGCCCGGACTGGAGGATGTCATCTATCCGGCGGTGCGCGCCGAACGCAGCCTGTTCATCTCGGCGATGGTGTTCTTGATCGCGCTCCTGATGGCGCTCTACCCAGCGTTCCGGGCCGCCACGCTGGAGCCGGTCGCCGCGATCCGCGGCATCGGCGACCGCGGCAAGGCGCGCATGGGGGGACGGGCCGAACCAGCACCGGCCCGGCGCAGCCGGTGGCCCGTCTTCGTGTTGATCGCCACGCGCAACCTGCTGCGCAATCGCAAGCGCAGCGCCATCACGGCCTTCGCCGCTGCCTTCGCGATCGTGGCCTACGTCTTCCTGTACGGCTTTTTCGACGGCTTCGCCGAGCAGATCGTCGGCAACTCGACCGGCTACCTCACGGGCCACCTGCAGATCGAGCGCCAGGGCCTGCGACGAGACTTGGCACCCGAGCTGGCCTTCGAGGACGCCGCCGGCGTCCTGAAGGCGGCGCAGACCATGCCTGGCGTCGCTGCGGCGGCGCCACGCGTGCAGGCGCAGGCGCTGGTCAGCAGCGCAACGAAGTCGGTGGGGGTGATGCTCTATGGCGTCGACCCTGATCTCGAGCCGAGCATCACCATCCTGCACCGAACCTTCGTCGAGGGCACGCCACTCGCGCGCGGTGCCGAACGCGACATCGTCATCGGCCGGCGGCTGGCCGAGAAGATCGGCGCAAGGCTTGGCGAGAAGATCGTCATCATGGCACCGGGGCTGGCCGGCGAACTCGGAACGGCTGCATTCCGCGTGCGCGGCATCTTCGCCACCGAGAGCAGTTCGTTCGACGGTGCCATGGTCTTCGTCACCTTGCCGGCAGCGCAACGCATGCTCGGCCTCGGCGACCGGGTCTCATCGGTCAACCTGAGGCTCGTGGACCGATCCCAGGTAGACGCCGTGGCCCGCCAACTGGCGCCGGTGGTGGCGAGCCGTGGCCTCGTGGCCTCGACCTGGCCGGAGTTGCTGACACGCGTGGCGGACATGGTGGGCTTGGTGCGTGCCATCCGCACCGTCATCGTTGCGGTCTTCTTCCTCGTCGTGGCGCTGGCGGTGATGAACACCGTTTTCATGGCCGTGGCCGAGCGGACTCGCGAGTTCGGCGTGATGATGGCGCTCGGCACACCACCCGATGCAATCGTTCGCATGGTCGTCTACGAAACGGTGGCGCTGATGCTGCTGGCCTCGGTCGTGGGTTATGCGGTGGGCGCGGCCATCGTGTCGGCGCTCGGCAGCGTGGGCCTGGACCTGTCGCGCTTCTACAAGGACTACAGCGCGATTCCCGGGCTCACCGGCATCGTCTACCCGCGGCTCGAATGGGCGAGCCTTGTCGGACCCGGCATCGGCCTGTTCCTGGCTAGCGTCGCGGTGTCGCTCTACCCGGCGTCACGGGCCGCACGGCTCGACCCGACTGCCGCTATCCGCCATACGTGA
- a CDS encoding ATP-binding cassette domain-containing protein, which translates to MSMPSAIVRADKATKIYQRDSIPVPALHETSVEILEGDFVALVGPSGSGKTTLLNLIGGLDRPTSGRIWVGDQEITSLGRKALAEVRLRHIGFVFQEYNLVPVLSALENVEYVMLLQGVDEERRRQEAMRLLHETSAWRVSRTAGPMNCRAASSSVWRWRAPSPRGR; encoded by the coding sequence ATGTCGATGCCCTCCGCCATCGTCCGTGCCGACAAGGCTACGAAGATCTACCAGCGCGACAGCATCCCGGTGCCGGCGCTGCACGAGACCAGCGTCGAGATCCTGGAGGGCGACTTCGTGGCCCTGGTCGGGCCCTCCGGCTCCGGCAAGACGACGCTGCTGAACCTCATCGGTGGGCTCGACCGCCCGACGAGCGGTCGCATCTGGGTCGGCGATCAGGAGATCACGTCCCTGGGCCGCAAGGCACTCGCCGAGGTTCGCCTGCGCCACATCGGCTTCGTGTTCCAGGAATACAACCTGGTGCCGGTGCTCTCCGCGCTCGAGAACGTCGAGTACGTCATGCTGCTGCAAGGTGTCGACGAGGAACGCCGCCGCCAGGAGGCGATGCGCCTGCTGCACGAGACTTCGGCCTGGAGGGTCTCGAGAACCGCCGGCCCAATGAACTGTCGGGCGGCCAGCAGCAGCGTGTGGCGGTGGCGCGCGCCATCGCCGCGCGGCCGATGA
- a CDS encoding xylulose 5-phosphate 3-epimerase has translation MNHKLPWVAERVRLFRESDADFARWARGFGPIVHNDQTQLRVHDLAQVLVAGGKAGDTASVYRTLWAADRLAAAGMWLTVHMTYADKVHPDGREMAPEDFKGTPEGHTGGSLNIVPAYVGYLAANALSGLTRGWLMGQGHCVAGIDACNLLVGNMTPRHAERYDRSESGLTRFARDFYSYAIDAAGRPASPLGSHVGPNTAGGLSEGGYLGFAELQYVHMPLPGERLVVFLSDGAFEEQRGSDWAPRWWRAEDCGFVAPFMILNGRRIEQRSTMQQQGGQEWFQQHLRLNGFDPMEIDGTDPAAFAWAVHAMEERLAACAAAVATGSIQYPVPLHYTVADAPKGFGFPGAGTNAAHNLPLAGNPRIDAFARQQFNEGARALFVPAGELDEAVAVLCRHRDQQRPLERDHALAHRQVDAPALPAAQWHAVGAGQVSPMGALDGAFAAIVQANPQLRPRVGNPDELRSNRMGQTLDLLKHRVFAPEPGLAEAVDGAVITALNEEAVVSAALGNKGGINLVVSYEAFAVKMLGALRQEILFARHQAEAGSPQGWLSIVTVATSHTWENGKNEQSHQDPTLAEALLGEMSDTARVLFPVDANSAAAALRAAYGTHGQFWTLVVPKRPMANRLTGEQAQRLVEEGACVVKACEAPQVLLIAIGAYQLQQALLAAHRLDAAGHRTAVTCVVEPGRFRLPRDARERAFVVGDSALGQLFPAAAAARVIVSHMRPEPTLGVLRRVDTGPQQTRALGYIARGGTLDVAGMLFANRCTWAHVVAEAASALGIDPAQVLSTDEWAAVRGLGDPHIVMTSE, from the coding sequence ATGAACCACAAACTTCCCTGGGTCGCCGAGCGCGTGCGGCTGTTCCGTGAAAGCGATGCCGACTTCGCTCGCTGGGCGCGCGGGTTCGGACCCATCGTGCACAACGACCAGACTCAACTGCGCGTGCACGATCTCGCACAGGTGCTGGTCGCCGGCGGCAAGGCGGGCGACACGGCCAGCGTCTACCGCACGCTGTGGGCGGCGGACCGTCTCGCGGCGGCCGGCATGTGGCTGACCGTGCACATGACTTACGCCGACAAGGTCCATCCGGACGGGAGAGAGATGGCGCCCGAGGACTTCAAGGGAACGCCCGAAGGCCACACGGGCGGCTCGCTGAACATCGTGCCGGCCTACGTCGGCTACCTGGCCGCGAACGCGCTCAGCGGCCTGACGCGCGGCTGGCTGATGGGGCAGGGTCACTGCGTGGCGGGGATCGACGCCTGCAATCTGCTCGTCGGCAACATGACGCCGCGGCACGCCGAACGCTACGACCGAAGCGAGAGCGGGCTGACGCGCTTTGCCCGCGACTTCTACAGCTACGCGATCGATGCGGCCGGGCGGCCGGCCTCGCCGCTGGGCAGCCACGTCGGGCCGAACACCGCCGGGGGCCTGTCCGAGGGCGGGTACCTCGGCTTCGCGGAGCTGCAGTACGTGCACATGCCGCTGCCGGGCGAGCGGCTGGTGGTGTTCCTCAGCGACGGTGCCTTCGAAGAGCAGCGCGGCAGCGATTGGGCACCGCGCTGGTGGCGCGCCGAGGACTGCGGCTTCGTCGCTCCCTTCATGATCCTCAACGGACGCCGCATCGAGCAACGCAGCACGATGCAGCAGCAGGGCGGTCAGGAGTGGTTCCAACAGCACCTGCGCCTGAACGGCTTCGACCCGATGGAGATCGACGGCACCGACCCGGCCGCGTTCGCGTGGGCCGTGCATGCGATGGAGGAGCGGCTCGCGGCCTGCGCGGCAGCTGTCGCCACCGGCAGCATCCAGTACCCGGTGCCGCTGCACTACACCGTCGCCGACGCACCGAAGGGCTTCGGCTTTCCCGGTGCGGGGACGAACGCCGCCCACAATCTGCCGCTGGCCGGCAATCCACGCATCGACGCATTCGCGCGGCAGCAGTTCAACGAGGGCGCGCGTGCGTTGTTCGTGCCAGCTGGCGAACTCGACGAGGCGGTAGCCGTGCTCTGCCGTCATCGGGACCAGCAGCGCCCGCTCGAGCGCGACCACGCGCTGGCGCACCGGCAGGTCGACGCACCCGCGTTGCCTGCGGCGCAATGGCACGCCGTCGGCGCTGGCCAGGTGTCCCCGATGGGCGCGCTGGACGGGGCCTTTGCCGCCATCGTGCAGGCAAACCCCCAGTTGCGCCCGCGTGTCGGCAACCCGGACGAACTGCGCAGCAACCGGATGGGCCAGACCCTGGACCTGCTGAAGCACCGTGTCTTCGCGCCCGAGCCCGGCCTGGCGGAGGCGGTGGACGGCGCGGTGATCACCGCGCTCAACGAGGAGGCGGTGGTCAGCGCGGCCCTCGGCAACAAGGGTGGCATCAACCTCGTGGTCTCCTATGAGGCCTTCGCCGTCAAGATGCTCGGCGCGCTGCGCCAGGAGATCCTGTTCGCCCGCCACCAGGCGGAGGCGGGCAGTCCGCAGGGGTGGCTGTCGATCGTCACGGTGGCCACCTCGCACACATGGGAGAACGGCAAGAACGAGCAGTCGCACCAGGACCCGACCTTGGCCGAAGCGCTGCTGGGCGAGATGTCGGACACCGCGCGCGTGCTGTTCCCCGTCGATGCGAACAGCGCGGCAGCCGCGCTGCGTGCTGCCTACGGCACCCATGGGCAGTTCTGGACCCTTGTCGTGCCCAAGCGGCCGATGGCCAACCGCCTGACCGGCGAGCAGGCGCAGCGCCTGGTCGAAGAGGGGGCCTGCGTGGTCAAGGCCTGCGAGGCTCCCCAGGTGCTGCTGATCGCCATCGGCGCGTACCAGCTGCAGCAGGCGCTGCTGGCAGCGCACCGGCTCGATGCCGCCGGGCATCGCACTGCGGTCACCTGCGTTGTCGAGCCCGGCCGCTTCCGGCTGCCGCGCGACGCGCGCGAGCGCGCGTTCGTGGTCGGCGATTCGGCACTGGGGCAACTCTTCCCTGCCGCAGCCGCGGCGCGCGTCATCGTCTCGCACATGCGGCCCGAACCCACGCTCGGCGTACTCCGCCGCGTTGACACCGGGCCGCAGCAGACCCGCGCGCTGGGCTATATCGCCCGGGGCGGCACGCTCGATGTCGCCGGCATGCTGTTCGCGAACCGCTGCACATGGGCTCACGTGGTGGCCGAGGCCGCTTCCGCGCTTGGCATCGATCCGGCGCAAGTGCTCAGCACCGACGAATGGGCGGCCGTGCGCGGGCTCGGCGATCCGCACATCGTGATGACTTCGGAATGA
- a CDS encoding outer membrane lipoprotein-sorting protein: MSTRRELLRLAAAAVPLAALAVPGVRAQPSEGREILDKVEKLLWGSTVQGEYEMTITTPRWQRTLGLRLWMDRPRRSFVRILSPAKEAGIGSLRIGTEMWNYLPNVERIVKIPPSMMLQPWMGSDFTNDDLVKESSILEDYTHKVLATVQLDGEAVVQVEAVPKPDAAVVWGRIVYWVRRADTMPLKQEFFSERGERVRVLSFTDVRKVGGRVMPTRWDMRPDAKPGNSTAVVLKDAVFDRPVDDEIFSQRNLQKR, encoded by the coding sequence GTGAGCACGCGCCGCGAGCTTCTCCGTCTGGCTGCCGCAGCGGTTCCACTGGCCGCGCTCGCCGTGCCGGGTGTTCGTGCCCAACCGTCGGAGGGGCGCGAGATCCTCGACAAGGTCGAGAAGCTGCTGTGGGGCAGCACGGTGCAGGGCGAGTACGAGATGACGATCACCACGCCACGCTGGCAGCGCACGCTCGGCCTGCGCCTGTGGATGGATCGGCCGCGGCGCTCGTTCGTGCGCATCCTGTCGCCGGCAAAGGAGGCGGGGATCGGCTCGCTGCGCATTGGTACCGAGATGTGGAACTACCTGCCCAACGTCGAGCGCATCGTCAAGATTCCGCCGTCGATGATGCTGCAGCCATGGATGGGCTCGGACTTCACGAACGACGACCTCGTGAAGGAAAGCAGCATCCTTGAGGACTACACCCACAAGGTGCTCGCCACGGTGCAGCTCGACGGCGAGGCGGTCGTGCAGGTAGAGGCCGTGCCGAAACCCGACGCGGCGGTGGTGTGGGGTCGCATCGTCTACTGGGTGCGGCGCGCCGACACGATGCCGTTGAAGCAGGAGTTCTTCAGCGAGCGCGGCGAGCGCGTGCGGGTTTTGTCGTTCACCGACGTGCGCAAGGTCGGCGGGCGGGTCATGCCGACCCGCTGGGACATGCGGCCCGATGCCAAGCCCGGCAACTCGACCGCGGTGGTGCTGAAAGACGCCGTGTTCGACCGGCCCGTGGACGACGAGATATTCAGCCAGCGCAACCTGCAGAAGCGATAG
- the ftsH gene encoding ATP-dependent zinc metalloprotease FtsH: MNKKQMFSLWYVLAALVGMLLLQEFFVPRHTQTLAYSEFKQALLAGKLDDVVIADGIVTGKLRAEGLDQILPKDKLEALKRAGGEHGFATVLVNDPGLVAQLDAAKVRYGGVRESKWLGALISWVAPALVFFGVWWFLMKRVGGGMGGMGHGMLEIGKSKAKVYMQTQTGVTFKDVAGIDEAREELMEIAEFLKNPDRYKRLGGKIPKGVLIVGAPGTGKTLLAKAVAGEAGVPFLSLSGSEFVEMFVGVGAARVRDLFEQAAAKAPCIVFIDEIDALGKARGVGLSGGHEEHEQTLNQLLAEMDGFDTNRGVIILAATNRPEVLDPALLRPGRFDRHVAIDRPDLIGRRQILEVHVKNVKLAPSVDLAVLAARTPGFAGADLANLVNEATLRAAKRDKDAVDMQDFEEALDRIVAGLEKKNRVMNPTERKFVAYHEAGHALVAEMRKNADRVTKVSIIPRGIAALGYTQQSPTEDRYLLRRSELLDRLDVLLAGRVAEQLVFEDVSTGAENDLQRATDMARHMVTHYGMSDALGLATYDARPAPLFLNGPTLPEPRTFSERTAEAIDGEVRRLLDEARDRVTQTLRANRETLEALAALLLEKEVVDRTMLDGLMASTAAPAQLRVAAVALSPADGAS, encoded by the coding sequence ATGAACAAGAAGCAGATGTTCTCGCTTTGGTACGTGCTGGCTGCCCTTGTGGGCATGCTCCTGTTGCAGGAGTTCTTCGTTCCCCGGCACACGCAGACGCTGGCCTATAGCGAGTTCAAGCAGGCGCTGCTAGCGGGCAAGCTCGACGACGTGGTGATCGCCGACGGCATCGTGACCGGCAAGCTGCGTGCAGAAGGGCTGGACCAGATCCTGCCGAAGGACAAGCTCGAAGCGCTTAAGCGCGCAGGAGGCGAACACGGCTTCGCGACGGTGCTGGTCAACGATCCGGGCCTGGTGGCGCAGCTCGATGCCGCCAAGGTGCGCTACGGCGGCGTGCGTGAGAGCAAGTGGCTCGGCGCGCTGATCTCCTGGGTCGCACCGGCGCTGGTGTTCTTCGGCGTCTGGTGGTTCCTGATGAAGCGCGTGGGCGGCGGGATGGGCGGTATGGGCCACGGCATGTTGGAGATCGGCAAGAGCAAGGCCAAGGTCTACATGCAAACGCAGACAGGTGTCACGTTCAAGGACGTCGCCGGCATCGACGAGGCGCGCGAGGAACTCATGGAGATCGCCGAGTTCCTTAAGAACCCGGATCGGTACAAGCGCCTGGGCGGCAAGATCCCCAAGGGTGTGCTGATCGTGGGTGCGCCCGGCACCGGCAAGACGCTGCTGGCCAAGGCGGTCGCCGGCGAGGCCGGCGTGCCCTTCCTGTCGCTAAGTGGTTCGGAGTTCGTCGAGATGTTCGTCGGCGTCGGCGCGGCGCGCGTGCGCGACCTGTTCGAGCAGGCGGCGGCCAAGGCCCCATGCATCGTCTTCATCGACGAGATCGACGCACTCGGCAAGGCGCGCGGCGTCGGCCTCTCCGGCGGCCACGAGGAGCACGAGCAGACGCTCAACCAGCTGCTCGCCGAGATGGACGGCTTCGACACCAACCGCGGCGTGATCATCCTCGCCGCGACGAACCGGCCCGAGGTGCTCGACCCGGCGCTGCTGCGGCCGGGCCGTTTCGACAGGCACGTCGCGATCGACCGGCCCGACCTGATCGGACGGCGGCAGATCCTGGAAGTGCACGTGAAGAACGTCAAGCTGGCGCCGTCCGTCGACCTCGCCGTGCTCGCGGCGCGCACGCCCGGCTTCGCCGGCGCCGACCTGGCCAACCTCGTCAACGAGGCGACGCTGCGCGCCGCCAAGCGCGACAAGGACGCGGTAGACATGCAGGACTTCGAGGAAGCGCTGGACCGGATCGTCGCCGGTCTCGAGAAGAAGAACCGGGTGATGAACCCGACCGAGCGCAAGTTCGTCGCCTACCACGAGGCCGGACACGCCCTGGTAGCCGAGATGCGCAAGAACGCAGACCGCGTGACCAAGGTGTCGATCATCCCGCGCGGCATCGCGGCGCTCGGCTACACGCAGCAGTCGCCGACCGAGGACCGCTACCTGTTGCGCCGCAGCGAGCTGCTGGATCGGCTTGACGTGCTGCTTGCCGGGCGCGTGGCCGAGCAGCTGGTGTTCGAGGACGTCTCGACCGGCGCGGAGAACGACCTGCAGCGTGCCACCGACATGGCGCGCCACATGGTGACGCACTACGGCATGAGCGATGCACTCGGCCTGGCAACCTACGACGCGCGGCCCGCGCCGCTGTTCCTGAACGGCCCGACACTGCCCGAGCCGCGCACCTTCAGCGAGCGCACCGCCGAAGCGATCGACGGCGAGGTACGCCGGCTGCTCGACGAGGCGCGCGATCGAGTGACGCAGACACTGCGGGCGAACCGCGAGACGCTCGAAGCGCTGGCCGCTCTGCTGCTGGAGAAGGAGGTCGTGGACCGGACGATGCTGGACGGCCTGATGGCGTCGACGGCTGCTCCGGCTCAGCTGCGCGTGGCTGCCGTGGCACTGTCGCCGGCGGACGGTGCATCGTGA
- a CDS encoding MFS transporter, with translation MDEKPWSSPSPPVTGGSQSDLSTGAFAALLAAGAAVSMAYGVTLPLLPALVERTGGLSAADVENHTGWITGVYTLVLFLFAPAWGALADRIDRRWVLAAGLAGSSVALWVLTMPLSMRGLYGMRAVAGLTSAAVLPAVFAYVVTASAPSRLQRRFAWVASATALGFLVGPALGDGLTVPIRAARGDAAFTALPLDVVAIVGLLAAVGALGLPPTRTMVPAPGSARPGDERRIVRSLLLTAVVVLAITVAEVGVTLAARRAPAAGAMPVSVYFALCSAVMIAVQFWALPRLERRMGEPRLVVAALAVLSAGVSLLAVSSGGFVTATAFVLAAAGIGVLIPSLAVRISSAAGVRQGWAMGRQAAAANLGQAIGAAATGSLFALAPPLPFLVAGGLAVLAAGAAAWEGAARPAP, from the coding sequence GTGGATGAGAAGCCATGGTCGTCTCCTTCTCCGCCGGTGACAGGTGGCTCGCAATCGGACCTCTCGACCGGGGCCTTTGCAGCCCTGCTTGCGGCGGGGGCGGCGGTGTCGATGGCCTACGGCGTCACGCTGCCGCTGCTGCCCGCGCTGGTGGAGCGCACGGGGGGCCTCTCGGCAGCCGACGTGGAGAACCACACGGGCTGGATCACCGGCGTGTACACGCTGGTGCTGTTCCTGTTCGCACCCGCCTGGGGAGCGCTCGCGGATCGGATCGACCGACGCTGGGTGCTTGCCGCCGGACTGGCCGGCTCGAGCGTGGCGCTGTGGGTCTTGACCATGCCCCTCTCGATGCGCGGGCTCTATGGGATGCGTGCGGTTGCCGGCCTGACGTCGGCGGCGGTGCTCCCGGCGGTGTTCGCCTACGTCGTCACCGCGTCTGCGCCGTCTCGCTTGCAGCGCCGCTTCGCTTGGGTCGCGTCGGCCACTGCACTGGGTTTCCTGGTGGGACCGGCACTCGGCGACGGGCTGACCGTTCCGATACGCGCCGCCCGCGGCGATGCCGCGTTCACCGCGCTACCGTTGGACGTTGTCGCCATTGTCGGATTGCTGGCTGCGGTGGGGGCGCTCGGCCTACCCCCCACCCGCACCATGGTGCCAGCGCCCGGCAGTGCGCGGCCCGGCGACGAGCGGCGCATCGTCCGCTCACTGCTGCTGACGGCCGTCGTCGTGCTGGCGATCACGGTGGCGGAGGTCGGCGTGACGTTGGCGGCGCGCCGCGCGCCGGCCGCCGGTGCGATGCCCGTGTCGGTGTACTTCGCGCTGTGCAGCGCCGTGATGATCGCCGTGCAATTCTGGGCCTTGCCGCGTCTGGAGCGAAGAATGGGCGAGCCGCGTCTGGTCGTCGCCGCGCTCGCGGTGCTCTCGGCAGGTGTCAGCTTGCTGGCTGTCTCAAGCGGGGGCTTCGTTACCGCCACCGCCTTCGTGCTGGCGGCTGCCGGGATTGGCGTGCTCATTCCGTCGCTGGCCGTGCGTATCTCGAGCGCAGCCGGTGTGCGGCAAGGCTGGGCCATGGGCCGGCAGGCCGCGGCGGCCAACCTGGGGCAGGCCATCGGCGCAGCGGCCACGGGCAGCCTGTTTGCGCTGGCTCCACCACTGCCGTTCCTTGTTGCGGGTGGGCTGGCCGTTCTCGCAGCCGGCGCGGCAGCATGGGAGGGCGCCGCGCGCCCCGCGCCGTGA